A genomic segment from uncultured Methanobrevibacter sp. encodes:
- a CDS encoding replication factor C small subunit, with the protein MLGPWVEKYRPQTLDDVVGQKHIVSRLKQYVEEGSMPNLMFTGPAGVGKTTSALALVKSILGEYWRQNFLELNASDARGIETVRTNIKNFCRLKPVGAPFRIIFLDEVDNMTKDAQHALRREMEMYTKTASFILSCNYSSKIIDPIQSRCAIFRFTPIKAEEIADRLKYIAEAEGCQYEDEAITTIVNFAEGDMRKSVNMLQSAASTGSITEDHVFEVVSKAKPQEIKKMVNAALMGDFMKSREILREVMILQGTSGEDMVNQIYQDVSSRVMNGQMDGDIYMNLIGAIAETDFRIREGANPRIQLEALLAKFL; encoded by the coding sequence ATGTTAGGACCTTGGGTAGAAAAATACAGACCACAAACTTTAGATGATGTTGTTGGACAAAAGCATATTGTAAGCAGATTAAAGCAATATGTAGAAGAAGGAAGCATGCCAAACTTAATGTTTACCGGTCCGGCAGGAGTGGGAAAAACAACATCTGCTCTTGCACTTGTCAAATCAATTTTAGGCGAGTACTGGAGACAAAACTTCTTGGAATTGAATGCTTCAGATGCAAGAGGGATAGAAACTGTAAGAACAAACATTAAGAATTTCTGCCGTTTAAAACCTGTTGGAGCTCCATTCAGGATTATCTTCCTTGATGAAGTGGACAACATGACTAAAGATGCACAGCATGCTTTAAGACGTGAAATGGAAATGTATACCAAAACCGCATCATTCATACTTTCCTGTAACTATTCTTCCAAAATAATTGATCCTATCCAATCCAGATGTGCTATATTCAGATTTACCCCAATTAAAGCTGAAGAAATAGCAGATAGATTAAAATATATCGCAGAAGCGGAAGGCTGCCAATATGAGGATGAAGCAATAACCACAATAGTCAATTTCGCAGAAGGGGATATGCGTAAATCTGTCAATATGTTGCAATCTGCAGCATCTACAGGTTCAATAACTGAAGACCATGTATTTGAAGTTGTATCTAAAGCGAAACCACAAGAAATTAAGAAAATGGTCAATGCTGCTTTAATGGGAGACTTTATGAAATCCCGTGAAATCCTAAGGGAAGTTATGATCTTGCAAGGTACAAGCGGAGAGGATATGGTCAATCAGATTTACCAGGATGTCTCTTCCAGAGTGATGAATGGACAAATGGATGGAGATATCTATATGAATTTAATTGGAGCAATAGCTGAAACAGATTTCAGAATTAGGGAAGGAGCTAATCCAAGAATTCAATTAGAGGCATTATTGGCTAAATTCTTATAG
- a CDS encoding replication factor C large subunit produces MLWTDKYRPKTFNDVVGNVKQKAIIQKWVEKWKNGEPQPPLLLIGPAGTGKTTIAHIIANEFSEYIELNASDKRSHDLLMTTIGESANTYSLFGNNRKLIIMDEVDGIHGTNDRGGTKALNKIIKESKQPIVMMANDFYSNKLTTIKKNAQVIKMDKIKSPSINKYLRDVVLKNEEIAVDKDVLMKLSKRSSGDLRSAVNTLQALVENGGELTEEALDSTSQKDNTSTIFDTVTRVLKSKNPEHVKRSMFENNEDPTLVMEYIAENIPREYESNLEVKKAYEMISQADLYFGRTRSSQYYGYWKYASDFMGVGVSVSKRDTYRKFSKVVSPMAFSMMGRTRGKRALRDQIASKMEEKMHVSLQVAYTIFPYFEIMFENDEVAWEISDFLELEDDEIKFFRKKKIPKSVINKMEKVKAEMREEEKEEWRKTIKDGIFREIPPQELENIESDFIEEEVDDIDSHKNNTVIDIFDDFDDDELDEIANEYSLSNGPKSKLRKKKSSDDKSKEEKKEEKLDKGQTTLFSF; encoded by the coding sequence ATGTTATGGACAGATAAATACCGGCCAAAGACCTTTAATGATGTAGTCGGTAATGTAAAGCAAAAAGCAATTATTCAAAAATGGGTTGAAAAGTGGAAAAATGGAGAACCACAACCACCTTTATTGCTTATAGGGCCAGCAGGAACTGGTAAAACCACAATCGCTCATATCATTGCAAATGAATTCTCCGAATATATAGAACTCAATGCAAGTGACAAGCGTTCACATGATTTATTGATGACAACCATTGGAGAATCAGCAAATACCTATTCACTATTTGGAAATAATCGTAAATTAATCATAATGGACGAAGTGGATGGTATTCATGGAACCAATGATAGGGGTGGAACTAAAGCTTTAAATAAAATCATTAAGGAAAGCAAACAGCCTATTGTAATGATGGCTAATGATTTTTATAGCAATAAATTAACCACTATAAAGAAAAATGCCCAAGTTATCAAGATGGATAAGATCAAATCTCCTTCAATCAATAAATATTTACGTGATGTAGTTCTTAAGAATGAAGAGATTGCAGTTGATAAGGATGTTTTGATGAAATTATCCAAAAGATCCAGTGGAGATTTGCGTTCTGCAGTAAATACCTTACAGGCACTTGTTGAAAATGGAGGGGAACTCACAGAAGAGGCTCTTGATTCAACTAGCCAAAAGGACAATACAAGCACTATATTTGACACTGTAACAAGGGTATTGAAAAGCAAGAATCCAGAGCATGTAAAGCGGTCAATGTTTGAAAACAATGAGGATCCGACATTGGTTATGGAGTATATTGCTGAGAATATTCCAAGGGAATATGAAAGCAATTTAGAAGTCAAAAAGGCTTATGAAATGATTTCTCAAGCTGATCTATACTTTGGAAGAACCCGTTCAAGCCAATATTATGGCTATTGGAAATATGCATCAGACTTTATGGGTGTTGGAGTATCAGTATCCAAAAGGGACACCTATCGTAAATTCAGCAAGGTTGTAAGCCCTATGGCATTTTCCATGATGGGAAGAACCCGTGGTAAAAGAGCTTTAAGGGATCAAATAGCTTCTAAAATGGAAGAAAAGATGCATGTTTCACTTCAAGTGGCATATACCATTTTCCCATATTTTGAGATAATGTTTGAAAATGATGAAGTTGCTTGGGAAATTTCAGACTTTTTAGAGCTTGAAGATGATGAGATCAAATTCTTCAGAAAGAAAAAGATTCCAAAATCTGTAATAAATAAGATGGAAAAGGTCAAAGCTGAAATGAGGGAAGAAGAAAAAGAGGAATGGAGAAAAACCATTAAAGATGGTATTTTTAGAGAGATCCCACCTCAGGAATTGGAAAATATTGAATCAGACTTCATTGAAGAGGAAGTTGATGATATCGATTCCCATAAAAACAATACTGTAATAGATATATTTGATGATTTTGATGATGATGAATTGGATGAAATAGCTAATGAATACTCATTAAGCAATGGCCCTAAATCAAAATTAAGAAAAAAGAAATCTTCTGATGATAAATCTAAAGAAGAGAAAAAAGAGGAAAAACTAGATAAAGGACAAACAACTTTATTTAGCTTCTAA
- a CDS encoding zinc metalloprotease HtpX, whose amino-acid sequence MKGTWKLKLRLWLAMVVMFGIVYVLIMLAGNFLGYGGFYGFYAIAGLVVLFLQYLFGPKIVESSMGVHQLSEAEAPQLHQMVSELAAAANIPKPKVGISNTMVPNAFAYGRSKRSGHVCVTRGILGLLDEEELRAVLGHEMSHIKHNDMAITTVVSAIPLICYYLAFSFMFSGGGDNDNGGPILGILALIAYFLGQLIVLFISRIREYYADAGSVELGCKPEKLASALYKLVYGAARVPQSEIKDIEGTKAFFLTDISNARNEFNNLAQLDLDKDGTISADELNVLRDSKVNVGTSNKIMELLSTHPDMLKRIKRLADYS is encoded by the coding sequence ATGAAAGGAACTTGGAAACTCAAATTAAGATTATGGCTTGCCATGGTGGTTATGTTTGGTATAGTGTATGTTTTAATCATGCTTGCCGGTAACTTCTTAGGATATGGGGGCTTTTATGGATTCTATGCAATTGCAGGTCTAGTTGTTTTATTCTTGCAATATCTATTTGGCCCAAAGATTGTAGAAAGTTCAATGGGAGTTCATCAATTAAGTGAAGCTGAAGCTCCTCAACTCCATCAAATGGTATCTGAATTGGCTGCTGCAGCTAATATCCCTAAGCCTAAAGTGGGAATATCTAATACCATGGTTCCTAATGCTTTTGCATACGGCAGATCCAAACGCAGCGGACATGTATGTGTTACAAGAGGGATCCTTGGCTTACTTGATGAGGAAGAGCTTAGAGCTGTTTTAGGTCATGAAATGTCCCATATTAAACATAATGATATGGCCATTACAACTGTTGTAAGTGCAATTCCACTTATTTGCTACTATTTAGCGTTCTCATTTATGTTTTCAGGTGGTGGAGACAACGATAATGGCGGACCTATTTTAGGTATTTTAGCATTGATCGCTTACTTCTTGGGACAGTTGATTGTACTTTTCATTTCAAGAATAAGAGAATATTATGCTGATGCAGGAAGTGTGGAATTAGGTTGCAAGCCTGAAAAATTAGCTTCTGCATTATATAAATTGGTTTATGGTGCAGCAAGAGTTCCACAATCTGAAATTAAGGATATTGAAGGAACTAAAGCATTTTTCTTAACTGATATCTCAAATGCAAGAAATGAATTCAATAACTTGGCTCAATTGGACTTGGATAAAGACGGTACAATCAGTGCTGATGAGCTAAATGTCTTAAGGGATTCTAAAGTGAATGTAGGCACTTCCAATAAGATTATGGAATTATTGTCCACTCACCCAGACATGCTTAAGAGAATTAAAAGATTAGCAGATTATAGCTAA
- the uvrA gene encoding excinuclease ABC subunit UvrA, giving the protein MSTERKNIILKGGREHNLQNIDLSIPRDQFVVVTGLSGSGKSTLAFDTIYAEGQRRYVESLSAYARQFLGQMKKPEVDYIEGLSPAISIDQKTTKVNPRSTVGTITEIYDYLRLLFARIGIPHCPNCGKEISHQTIGQITESIIEEGERTKIHVLAPVVKDRKGEHKDILDDFRKKGFVRVRVDGEIRGLDEDIELGKNFRHNIELVVDRLVIREGIDFQRRLSDSVETACNFAEGLVTVMFNKRDDEGNESTYEKTYSEDFACTDCGISFQELTPRMFSFNAPQGACPECNGIGTKMEMDPDLIVPNKNLSLNDGAIVPWSKSTKKENYYYQMLKAVSEHFGFSMDTPFKDLTEEEQHIILYGSNEKVAFAFKRRNRSYRVNRKFEGVITRMERLYIETKSNYNRSYISKFMSDRKCPVCGGRRLRPEVLAVTVGDMNIMDVCDLSIKDSYQFFQDLELTERQLFIGKEILKEIKARLKFLVDVGLDYITMSRSSGTLSGGEAQRIRLATQIGSGLVGVLYILDEPSIGLHQRDNKKLIGTLKHLRDIGNTLIVVEHDEETILSADYVIDIGPGAGEHGGKIIAEGSPEEIMKSPDSITGKYLSRRETIPINTERRHGNGKFLTVKGARENNLKNVDVDIPLGVFTCVTGVSGSGKSSLINQVLYKGLSTIINKKYLHPGKHDYIEGIENIDKIIRIDQTPIGRTPRSNPATYVGVFTPIRELFAETPESKARGYKPGRFSFNVKGGRCESCYGDGIIQIEMHFLSDVYVPCEVCKGKRYNDETLDIRYKGKNIYEVLEMTVEEALKFFENVPRIAKKLQTLYDVGLGYIKLGQPATTLSGGEAQRVKLAKELSKSSTGQTLYILDEPTTGLHFDDIKKLLNVLNRLTDAGNSVVVIEHNLDVIKTADYIIDLGPEGGDGGGEVIATGTPEEIAESGTYTGDFLKEVLSENITAHAKELVEENASK; this is encoded by the coding sequence ATGAGTACCGAAAGAAAAAACATTATACTAAAGGGAGGAAGGGAGCATAACCTCCAAAACATTGATTTATCCATACCAAGGGACCAGTTTGTAGTTGTTACAGGTTTAAGTGGTTCAGGTAAATCAACACTTGCATTCGACACCATTTATGCTGAAGGACAGCGTAGATATGTTGAATCATTATCAGCTTATGCAAGACAGTTCTTAGGCCAAATGAAAAAGCCTGAAGTGGATTATATCGAAGGATTATCCCCTGCAATTTCAATAGATCAAAAGACTACAAAGGTAAATCCAAGGTCAACTGTAGGTACCATTACAGAAATTTATGATTATTTGCGTTTATTGTTTGCAAGAATAGGAATTCCTCATTGTCCTAATTGTGGTAAGGAAATATCTCATCAAACCATTGGACAGATAACAGAATCCATTATTGAAGAGGGAGAAAGAACTAAGATACATGTGCTTGCTCCTGTTGTAAAGGACCGTAAAGGTGAGCATAAGGATATTTTAGATGATTTTAGAAAAAAAGGTTTTGTTAGAGTCCGTGTAGATGGTGAAATTAGAGGTCTTGATGAGGATATTGAACTTGGAAAGAACTTCAGGCATAACATAGAGCTTGTAGTGGATAGGCTTGTCATTAGGGAAGGAATTGACTTCCAAAGAAGATTATCAGATTCTGTAGAAACCGCTTGTAATTTTGCAGAAGGTCTTGTAACTGTCATGTTTAATAAAAGGGATGATGAAGGAAATGAATCAACATATGAAAAAACCTATTCAGAAGACTTTGCATGTACCGACTGCGGCATAAGTTTCCAGGAATTGACTCCACGTATGTTTTCATTCAATGCACCTCAAGGGGCATGTCCAGAATGTAATGGTATTGGTACAAAAATGGAAATGGACCCTGACTTGATTGTTCCAAACAAGAACCTAAGCTTAAATGATGGAGCAATAGTTCCATGGTCAAAATCAACTAAAAAGGAAAATTACTATTATCAAATGCTTAAGGCAGTCTCTGAACACTTTGGCTTTAGCATGGACACTCCATTCAAGGATTTAACTGAAGAAGAGCAACACATTATTCTTTACGGTTCAAATGAAAAGGTAGCATTTGCTTTCAAAAGAAGAAACAGGTCTTACAGAGTAAACCGTAAGTTTGAAGGTGTAATTACAAGAATGGAAAGATTATACATTGAAACCAAATCCAATTATAACAGAAGCTATATCTCTAAGTTCATGAGTGACCGCAAATGTCCTGTTTGTGGTGGAAGAAGACTTCGTCCTGAGGTTTTAGCTGTAACTGTAGGTGATATGAACATTATGGATGTATGTGACTTATCCATTAAGGACAGCTATCAATTCTTCCAGGATTTAGAACTCACAGAAAGACAGTTGTTCATTGGAAAGGAGATTTTGAAAGAGATTAAGGCAAGATTGAAGTTCCTTGTTGATGTAGGATTGGATTATATTACAATGTCAAGGTCTTCTGGTACCTTATCCGGTGGGGAAGCACAAAGAATAAGACTTGCTACCCAAATAGGTTCTGGACTTGTTGGGGTTTTATATATTTTGGATGAACCAAGTATTGGTCTTCACCAAAGGGATAATAAAAAATTAATTGGCACATTAAAGCATTTAAGAGACATTGGAAACACTTTAATCGTCGTAGAGCATGATGAAGAGACAATTTTATCTGCAGATTATGTCATTGACATAGGTCCTGGTGCTGGTGAACATGGTGGTAAAATCATCGCTGAAGGAAGTCCAGAAGAGATAATGAAATCTCCAGACTCCATTACAGGTAAATACTTGTCAAGAAGGGAAACCATCCCAATCAATACTGAAAGAAGACACGGAAACGGTAAATTCTTGACTGTTAAAGGCGCTAGAGAGAACAATCTTAAAAATGTTGATGTAGATATTCCACTGGGAGTCTTTACATGTGTTACTGGTGTAAGCGGTTCTGGAAAAAGCAGCTTAATCAATCAGGTCTTGTATAAAGGTTTATCAACTATCATCAATAAGAAGTATTTGCATCCCGGAAAGCATGATTATATCGAAGGAATTGAGAATATCGATAAGATCATTAGAATAGATCAAACTCCTATCGGTAGAACTCCACGTTCTAACCCTGCTACATATGTAGGGGTATTCACTCCAATCAGGGAATTATTCGCAGAAACTCCAGAATCCAAGGCGAGAGGCTATAAGCCTGGAAGATTCAGTTTTAACGTGAAAGGAGGAAGATGTGAATCCTGTTATGGTGATGGTATCATACAAATTGAAATGCACTTCCTATCTGATGTTTATGTTCCTTGTGAAGTCTGTAAAGGTAAGAGATACAATGATGAGACATTGGATATCCGTTATAAGGGAAAGAATATCTATGAAGTATTGGAAATGACTGTGGAAGAGGCTTTGAAATTCTTTGAAAATGTACCAAGAATAGCTAAAAAGCTTCAAACCTTATATGATGTCGGTTTAGGTTATATAAAGTTAGGACAACCTGCTACCACTCTCTCTGGAGGTGAAGCGCAAAGGGTAAAGCTCGCTAAAGAACTCTCTAAATCCAGCACTGGTCAAACATTATACATATTGGATGAACCTACTACCGGCCTTCATTTTGATGATATAAAGAAATTATTAAACGTTTTAAACAGATTGACAGATGCAGGAAACTCTGTTGTAGTGATTGAGCATAACTTGGATGTTATTAAAACAGCAGATTATATCATTGATTTAGGTCCTGAAGGTGGAGATGGCGGTGGAGAAGTCATTGCTACTGGAACACCTGAAGAGATTGCAGAATCTGGAACTTATACAGGAGATTTCCTAAAAGAAGTCTTAAGCGAGAATATAACTGCTCATGCAAAAGAGTTAGTTGAAGAAAATGCAAGTAAATAA
- a CDS encoding zinc ribbon domain-containing protein, with protein MICPKCHTVNDDEEKFCRNCGFQLNSSRICPTCGKTNDSNSKYCKECGTVLTPVNTFRKQVIEENTKKSFFSMYKVPIICALVIILAIGAVTGMAYYNGGSGGDDGFSTILPTDDNGFLNDNANNDPTQAQMQNDNTTNDTKNGTNKSKTLTEKVENKTNQTSKDINKTVNKIKNQTNSSKNNSSKTITEKVNKSDNSANKNKSDKNIISDSDKEDSENSFIIPGFSTDSDTNDSDDGLNNTENNGSDDSNDSDDASDDSLIEIEMQDVPNLAKMVSEKNYAFSTIEYKGNEYDEGQCIYIFSEYLLNIDKNKDSSIEVEDVKKASNPSGEDLSQSIDKADYLSMAQRVHSWMDQKDTVPNYVGISGIGAKDLSPKMMLKLFTLATLEYSITEELPESVDI; from the coding sequence ATGATTTGTCCAAAATGTCATACAGTAAATGATGATGAAGAGAAATTCTGTAGAAATTGTGGTTTCCAATTGAATTCATCAAGAATTTGCCCTACTTGTGGAAAAACCAATGATTCCAATTCCAAATACTGTAAGGAATGTGGAACCGTTTTAACTCCAGTAAACACATTTAGAAAGCAAGTTATTGAAGAAAATACTAAGAAATCATTCTTTAGTATGTATAAGGTGCCTATAATCTGTGCTTTAGTTATCATATTGGCTATTGGAGCTGTAACCGGAATGGCCTATTATAATGGCGGTTCTGGAGGTGATGATGGTTTCAGTACTATCCTTCCTACAGATGACAATGGATTCTTAAATGATAATGCAAATAATGATCCTACTCAAGCGCAAATGCAGAATGATAACACAACAAATGATACAAAAAATGGTACTAATAAAAGTAAAACATTAACTGAAAAGGTTGAAAACAAGACCAATCAAACCAGTAAAGATATAAATAAAACTGTAAATAAGATTAAAAATCAAACTAACAGTTCAAAGAACAATTCATCAAAAACCATTACTGAAAAAGTCAATAAATCAGATAATTCTGCAAATAAGAATAAATCTGATAAAAACATTATATCTGATTCTGACAAGGAGGATTCTGAAAATTCCTTTATAATTCCTGGATTTTCTACAGATTCAGATACTAATGATTCAGATGATGGATTAAATAATACAGAAAATAATGGTTCAGATGATTCAAATGACAGTGATGATGCTTCTGATGATTCCTTAATTGAAATTGAAATGCAAGACGTTCCTAATCTTGCTAAAATGGTTTCCGAAAAGAATTATGCCTTCTCAACTATTGAATATAAAGGAAATGAATATGATGAAGGCCAATGCATTTATATCTTCTCTGAATATCTCTTGAACATTGATAAGAATAAGGATTCTTCAATTGAAGTGGAAGATGTTAAAAAGGCGTCTAATCCTTCTGGCGAAGACTTAAGCCAATCCATAGACAAGGCAGATTACTTAAGCATGGCTCAAAGAGTCCATAGCTGGATGGATCAAAAGGATACTGTTCCTAATTATGTGGGAATTAGTGGAATTGGAGCAAAAGACCTTTCCCCTAAAATGATGCTTAAGCTTTTCACTTTAGCAACTTTAGAGTATTCAATCACTGAAGAATTGCCTGAATCCGTTGATATCTAA
- a CDS encoding DUF368 domain-containing protein translates to MGSADIVPGVSGGTIALITGIYERLISAISSIRFSFLKPLLKANFSEFKEKLIDEIDFELFIPLILGIGIAFITLAKVISYLLDTQTAYTFSFFLGLILASAYILYTKLENFNIKLIVISLIGIILSYIFVGLNPIAANHSLIVIFISGLIAICAMILPGISGSFLLLLLGQYQYMLNALNSRNLVEIFVFGIGAVIGILGFSKLLNYLLERYESATMAFLIGIMVGTLRLPVMKITSTIQGSWIPCIILALIAFVLIIVLEKKFKKEE, encoded by the coding sequence ATGGGATCTGCAGATATTGTTCCAGGTGTTTCTGGAGGAACAATCGCTTTAATTACAGGAATATATGAACGTCTAATTTCTGCTATAAGCAGTATCAGATTTAGCTTTTTAAAACCATTATTAAAGGCTAATTTCAGCGAATTTAAAGAAAAGCTAATCGATGAAATTGATTTTGAATTATTCATTCCATTGATTTTAGGTATTGGAATAGCATTTATTACTCTTGCAAAAGTCATCAGCTATTTGCTTGATACCCAAACAGCATATACATTTTCATTCTTCTTAGGCCTTATATTGGCTTCTGCATATATCCTTTACACAAAATTAGAGAATTTCAATATCAAATTAATCGTTATATCCCTAATAGGAATTATTCTCTCTTATATATTTGTAGGATTAAATCCAATTGCAGCTAATCATAGCTTGATTGTAATATTCATTTCAGGACTTATAGCAATATGTGCAATGATCTTGCCAGGAATCTCTGGGTCCTTTTTATTATTGCTACTTGGACAGTACCAATACATGCTAAATGCTTTAAATTCAAGAAATCTAGTAGAAATTTTTGTTTTTGGTATAGGTGCAGTAATAGGTATTTTAGGATTTTCCAAACTCTTGAACTATTTGCTTGAAAGGTATGAATCAGCTACAATGGCATTTTTAATAGGAATTATGGTTGGAACATTAAGGTTACCTGTTATGAAAATAACATCTACAATTCAAGGTTCCTGGATTCCATGCATTATTTTAGCTTTAATTGCATTTGTACTTATTATCGTTTTAGAGAAAAAATTTAAAAAAGAAGAATAA